The following nucleotide sequence is from Nitratidesulfovibrio termitidis HI1.
ACGCCCCCTACGACTACTGCGTGGACGATCCGGTCAGCGCCTTCGACCCGCTGGGGCTTGAAGGGGCAGGAATTGCCCGCAATGTCGCCCCGTTTTGGGCTCCTTATGGCTCCAAAGAAAAGCAACGTGTGCAAGAAATCCTTGGAGACAAGGGACAGGAGCTTCGCAAGGGCATGAAGAGCATCCAGGCACTGGATGAAGCAACATCCCCCATCTCATGGGGATTCGCCGTGCCTGATCTGGTAGACGCGGTTCTGCAAGAAACAAAACGAATATGGAGAGAAATCGATCACCCACGCGACAAGAATACAGGGAAATTTATCGATAAATAACGGAAAAGCGGCGTCACCGAGCGCCGCTTTTTTTTCCACTTTTCAACAATGCTCCATAAACACACAGCACTAAAAAATAGAAAATGAGCATTGCCCCTTTTAATGCCTTGTTTATATCCAAAGGATCATTCCAAAACCATAGTATATTGAAAGGAATCATGTTCAGACCAGGAATCCTTCCGGGGACACCAGAATAGAATGAGATGACAAACAAGGTTGCCGCATAAGAAACAACAATTTTCAACCCCAATGTTCTGAATTTGGTATGCCTCAAGGCGAACGCGGCGAGCCCGAAGACAACTGCCCGTATCAGATGCGCCACAACTACATATACAGTTCTGATGCTATGAGAAGCATTAAACAAATCCCAAACCAAATAATCGACAATCACGAAAACCAACAACAGCACGATAATCGCATTTTTTCTGAACGTGCTCACGCGTGCCCCTGCAAATCTAAATTTCACAGCCATGCATTCCCATTTTGTATATTTGACAATGTGATAACACAAGCCAGCAATCCATGCCCCTGAGAAACAAAAAACGCATACCCGCGAATAACCCGTCCCGACCTGCGCCGGTGCTGCCGGTGCTGCCGGTGCTGCCGGTGCTGGAAGTTGCCCTTGGCGTGCGATATTGTCTGGCAACGTTCGACGCCAACAGGCAGGTTCCCATGCGTGCGCTCCGTTGCTTCCTGTTCACAGTCACACTGGCGTTCTGGCTGGTTCCCGGCGCACTCCACGCCGAAAAGATGCCCCAAGCCAACCCGCCCTATCCCACCATGCCCATGCGGTACGAGGAATGGACGTGGGAGGGCACCATAGATACCATTCCCGCAACGCTGACCATGCGCGGCTGGACCAACAACGAGGGCAGCTTCGTGGGCGGCGGCGTGTGCATCCCGCAGCAGGGGGTCCCACGTTTCGTCACGGGCGGCATCTTTGCCCTGTGGTGGCCGCTCGCCAAGGGGATGCGCCTTTGGGAGTGCCCGCCCGGCGCGGCGGCCTGCACCCCCTGGTACGGCGACACCTACAGCGAAGACCCCACGGAATTTCGCGCGCGCGAAGGCTACATCGGCGACACGCCCTCAAGGTTCGAACTGCGCCGCACCCGGCGCGCCACCCTCGACGCGCCGCCGCCTCCACCGGTGCGTCCCCTGTCCGTGCCGCCGCAAGCCCTGGCAGGCCCCCGGCGGGGGGACCTGCTGGAGCATCCTGGCCTTGCGCAGCAATTGGCAGGCATGCTGTCTCCCGAACACTACGAGATCGTTCAGGGCATGAGCCAGTGGCAAACAGCCCCCTGCTTCATGGGGTCGCAAGGCAACTTGCTGTGCGCGGGCACGTCGGACGGATGGCCGTGGTACCGCATCGCCCTGGCCGTAAACCCGCAGGGGCGGGTGGACGTGCTACTGTCCAACTTCTTCTCCTCCCGCGCCGACACATGGCACTACACCAACGACACCCGCGACGTGGCGGCCCTGCCCGGCGACATCAACGAGGCGCTCCGGCTGTGGCCGCTGGAGAGCGACGCCCCCGATCCGACACGCACCGATCTGCCGTGGATGCACCTTGGTCCGCTGAGCACCCAGACCTTCCCCATCGTCGCACCCGCCACCCCCACCGTGCCGGTGCATGGCGAGGAACGTACATGGACCGGCACCCTCGACGGCACCCCCGTCACCGTGACCATGCGCGGCCAGGCCGACGCGGAAGGCCGCTTCACGGGGGTCGGCACCGGCACGGAGGCGGGCAGACCACCCTTTGCCATGTCGGGCGCGGTGTTTCCCCATTGGCCGCCCGGCGCGAAGGGCATGCGGCTTTGGGAATGCGCGGACGGCGCGGATCGCTGCCTGCGATGGGAAGCCGACGTGCACGGCACGGACCGCACCCGCAACGGCATTGCCCAGTGGCCGCGTCCAGGCAAGGGCGACCGGTTTGCCGACGGGCAGCTTTCGCTGTGCCTGACGGAACGCAAGCCCGCCCCATTGCCCCCTTCCGAAGCTGTTGCCCCACTGCCCATGCCCCCGGAAGCCTTCGAGAACGTCATGTACTTCGAAAAGGTGCTCACCATGCCCGGCATGGCGCAGCGCCTGACGGCCCTGCTGCCCCCGCCGCACTATGAACTGCTTTCCACCCTCAGCCTGCTGCCGTTCGACCCCCAAAGCATCCCCGACCACTACACCGGTGAAGGGGGATGCTGCCTGACCGGTCCCCAGGGGGCGGCGTGCGCGGGCAGCGCCGCATACGACCCGAGCGTGCGTCTGGCGCTGTTCGTGAGCCCGCAAGGACGGCTGGACGTGCTGATCCATACTCCGCAGGGCGAGAGGACACCGCGCGCATGGCACTACACCACTGATACCGCGAACGCGGCCACCCTGCCCGAACACCTCGACCGCACGCTGGATCTCTGGGGCATTCCCCGCGACCGCCACATTCCGTGGATGCATGTATCCGCCGTGCCGCAGGAAACAGCGGGCACAACGGCGCAGTCCGTCGCCCGGTAGCGCCGCGACCACCGGGCCGGAACGCGGATGGAGCC
It contains:
- a CDS encoding RHS repeat domain-containing protein, producing the protein MGTVKVLMDPDGTVVKRLEHDNFGNLLLDTCPYFYLPLGFAGGLVDRHTGLVRFGFRDYDPRAGRFTAPDPLGDTGGDHAPYDYCVDDPVSAFDPLGLEGAGIARNVAPFWAPYGSKEKQRVQEILGDKGQELRKGMKSIQALDEATSPISWGFAVPDLVDAVLQETKRIWREIDHPRDKNTGKFIDK